The proteins below are encoded in one region of Levilactobacillus namurensis:
- a CDS encoding CPBP family intramembrane glutamic endopeptidase gives MANTLSKRRLFIQVIIFWVIWLGVQSLINVPIEHHLTGWPQEIVLDGIKLFVWCGCAWWLIRQAGPQSLAVDPQKQWHPNWSFTAGYVIWAVMVVYLLAQFWLVHHGLRVAHTFLPEYWGRYFLVVGITEEMMFRGYVFNALLKHFSFAWANALQAIAFAAMHIPRYLTTVPPMSPLTWISNLVSVAILGAIFGWLYAKSRSLWPGITVHMTWDILVTLFA, from the coding sequence ATGGCAAATACACTTTCAAAACGTCGATTATTTATCCAGGTCATCATCTTTTGGGTGATCTGGTTAGGGGTTCAATCGCTGATCAACGTCCCAATTGAACACCACTTAACGGGCTGGCCCCAAGAAATCGTTCTTGATGGCATCAAGTTGTTCGTTTGGTGCGGGTGTGCTTGGTGGTTGATTCGCCAAGCCGGCCCCCAATCCCTAGCAGTCGATCCGCAAAAACAATGGCATCCTAACTGGTCCTTTACGGCGGGTTACGTCATTTGGGCGGTTATGGTGGTTTACCTACTGGCCCAATTCTGGCTAGTCCACCACGGGCTTCGCGTCGCCCACACCTTTTTGCCGGAATACTGGGGACGGTACTTCCTGGTCGTCGGGATTACAGAAGAGATGATGTTTCGCGGCTATGTCTTTAACGCCCTACTGAAACACTTCTCGTTTGCGTGGGCGAATGCTTTACAAGCCATTGCTTTTGCGGCGATGCACATTCCCCGTTACCTGACGACGGTTCCCCCGATGAGTCCTTTGACTTGGATCAGCAATCTGGTTTCTGTGGCCATCTTGGGCGCCATCTTCGGCTGGTTGTACGCCAAGAGCCGTTCCCTATGGCCGGGCATCACCGTGCACATGACCTGGGATATTCTTGTGACCCTCTTTGCGTAG
- a CDS encoding TetR/AcrR family transcriptional regulator: protein MRRQPYHRKNLAAAIRQHGREVLENQGVAQLSLRQLAKFLDVTPAAIYRHYPDKAALLTQLHQDILADVTDQLAQGILTSPDAQTMLTRFVTNLLTYAKAHPQAIAFGLTAPWPVPQSLQTVLALYATQHHLTGVSPQAVAAVWTFLLGVLVQPQQPLTVDWTVNALKKLVAIPTLKASDSSETADNF from the coding sequence ATGCGTCGTCAGCCCTATCACCGTAAAAATTTAGCCGCCGCCATCCGGCAGCATGGCCGGGAAGTCCTCGAAAATCAGGGGGTAGCACAGCTTTCCTTACGCCAATTAGCAAAGTTCTTGGACGTGACGCCCGCCGCCATCTACCGGCACTATCCGGACAAGGCCGCGCTGCTCACACAACTGCATCAAGATATCCTAGCCGACGTTACGGATCAGTTAGCTCAGGGAATCTTAACATCGCCCGATGCCCAGACCATGCTTACGCGTTTCGTCACCAATTTACTGACTTACGCGAAGGCTCATCCCCAAGCCATTGCATTTGGCCTGACGGCACCATGGCCGGTTCCCCAGAGCCTACAGACGGTGCTGGCACTATACGCCACTCAGCATCACCTGACCGGTGTATCTCCCCAAGCCGTTGCCGCCGTGTGGACCTTCTTGTTAGGCGTCTTAGTACAACCTCAGCAACCGCTGACCGTTGATTGGACGGTTAACGCTTTAAAAAAATTAGTCGCGATTCCTACATTAAAGGCATCTGATTCGAGCGAAACCGCCGACAATTTTTAA